The Niastella koreensis GR20-10 genome includes a window with the following:
- a CDS encoding ABC transporter permease: MLKNYFKIAFRNLWRHRVFSFINIMGLTVGMTACLLIFLYVRFELSYDKFHPRADRIYRMVADLRTPSETVYPSGPAWAVGPHLQYDLPEVEAFTRVNYDNLLVRKGDIKFNEDDAIWADSAFFNIFGFPLLKGDPHTALSQPFSIVLSETAAKKYFGKEDPMGKTLLITGEGKPAIVTGVMKDMPENTLIKSDLVLSMNTITRVFEKGIDDEWGNYGALTYVLLKHGSNAQALQKKFPAFLDKWNGTEMKKMQMFPTLLLEPLKDVYLKSTRDGSKGNMMNVYVFSIIAIFILVIACINFINLTTARASERAKEVGIRKVAGAVRGQLARQFIGESVIICLISFLLTLGLSSLLLSSFNELAGKIISTGIFSNIGLLFLLLGIALLIGLLAGIYPAFILSSFKPIMVLKGRFATGAKGSILRKSLVITQFAISTALIIGTIIVYRQMQFMRSRDLGFKKDQVLVVDTNGDNNTQTFQKLVANLPNVKATTLSGSVPGSGHQGAYSEVENVKGDLQIANLDLYFVDFDYIPLYDIKMAAGRPFDRAYKTDSSKAMVLNEAAVKILGYHSPQDAIGKRFKQWGREGQIIGVIKDFHYHSLQSPIKPLTMRIEFNRFGLLSVKVNPTNTQATIAAIEKEFKTVIPNRPFSYYFMDEFFDRQYRSEERFGRLFLDFAVLAIFISCLGLLGLASYSTMQRTREIGIRKVMGASVSNIINLLSKEFLKLVIISFFIAAPIAWYLMNKWLLDFAYRTVISWWVFAGAGILAVLIALITISIQALKAAMANPVKSLRTE; this comes from the coding sequence ATGCTAAAAAATTATTTCAAAATTGCATTCAGGAACCTTTGGCGTCACCGGGTTTTCTCCTTTATCAATATAATGGGGTTAACCGTTGGCATGACCGCCTGTTTGCTCATATTCCTGTATGTACGGTTTGAATTGAGTTACGATAAATTTCATCCCAGGGCCGACCGCATTTACCGGATGGTAGCCGACCTGAGAACACCGTCGGAAACCGTTTATCCCAGCGGACCCGCATGGGCGGTAGGACCGCACCTGCAATATGATTTACCCGAGGTAGAAGCATTCACCCGGGTGAACTATGATAATTTGCTGGTACGAAAAGGCGACATCAAGTTCAATGAAGATGACGCCATCTGGGCAGACTCCGCTTTCTTCAACATCTTTGGTTTCCCCTTATTGAAAGGCGACCCGCACACGGCATTGTCGCAACCCTTTAGTATTGTGTTATCAGAAACTGCCGCTAAAAAATACTTTGGGAAAGAAGACCCCATGGGTAAAACTTTATTGATTACCGGTGAAGGAAAGCCGGCAATCGTTACCGGGGTAATGAAAGACATGCCAGAAAACACGCTGATAAAAAGCGACCTTGTGCTGTCAATGAACACCATTACCCGGGTGTTTGAAAAAGGGATAGACGATGAATGGGGTAACTATGGAGCGCTAACCTATGTGCTGCTTAAACACGGCAGCAACGCCCAGGCATTACAAAAGAAATTTCCGGCCTTCCTCGATAAATGGAATGGGACAGAGATGAAGAAAATGCAGATGTTCCCTACCCTGTTGCTGGAACCGTTGAAAGATGTTTACCTGAAGTCGACACGCGACGGATCAAAAGGCAACATGATGAATGTGTATGTATTTTCCATCATTGCCATATTCATTCTTGTTATTGCCTGTATCAATTTCATTAATCTTACTACAGCAAGAGCCTCGGAACGCGCAAAAGAAGTGGGCATAAGAAAAGTAGCCGGCGCCGTACGCGGTCAACTGGCGCGTCAGTTTATAGGCGAGTCGGTGATCATCTGCCTGATCTCCTTCCTGTTAACGCTGGGGCTTTCTTCCCTGCTGCTTTCATCATTCAACGAACTGGCAGGAAAGATCATCAGCACCGGCATCTTCTCAAATATTGGCTTATTGTTCCTGTTATTGGGTATAGCCCTCCTCATTGGTTTACTGGCGGGTATTTATCCGGCATTTATCTTGTCTTCTTTTAAACCCATTATGGTTTTAAAAGGCCGGTTTGCTACCGGCGCCAAAGGAAGCATTTTACGCAAGAGTCTTGTTATTACGCAATTTGCCATTTCTACCGCATTGATCATTGGCACCATTATCGTGTACCGGCAAATGCAATTTATGCGCAGCCGCGATCTTGGCTTCAAAAAAGACCAGGTGCTGGTGGTGGATACCAACGGCGACAACAATACGCAAACCTTTCAAAAGCTGGTAGCCAACTTACCAAATGTAAAAGCCACTACCTTATCAGGCAGCGTACCGGGTAGCGGTCACCAGGGTGCTTACTCAGAAGTAGAAAATGTAAAGGGCGATCTGCAGATCGCTAATCTCGATCTGTATTTTGTAGACTTCGATTACATTCCATTATATGATATAAAAATGGCGGCAGGCCGCCCATTTGACCGGGCGTACAAAACCGACTCCAGCAAGGCAATGGTCCTGAACGAAGCAGCTGTAAAGATCCTGGGATACCATTCGCCGCAGGATGCCATTGGCAAACGGTTCAAGCAATGGGGACGTGAAGGCCAGATCATTGGGGTAATAAAAGATTTCCATTACCATTCGCTGCAGTCACCCATCAAGCCATTGACCATGCGCATAGAATTTAACCGGTTTGGGTTATTATCAGTAAAGGTAAATCCCACCAATACCCAGGCTACCATTGCAGCGATAGAAAAAGAATTTAAAACAGTGATCCCCAACCGGCCCTTCAGCTATTATTTCATGGATGAATTCTTTGACCGGCAATACCGCAGTGAAGAACGCTTTGGCCGGCTGTTCCTGGATTTTGCGGTACTGGCCATCTTCATCTCCTGCTTAGGCTTGTTGGGGCTTGCATCTTACAGTACCATGCAACGCACGCGGGAGATCGGCATCCGAAAAGTGATGGGCGCTTCGGTGTCAAATATCATCAACCTGTTATCGAAGGAGTTTTTGAAACTGGTGATAATCTCTTTCTTTATTGCCGCACCAATTGCCTGGTACCTGATGAACAAATGGCTGCTCGATTTTGCTTACCGTACTGTTATTAGCTGGTGGGTATTTGCAGGCGCCGGCATCCTGGCCGTGCTGATCGCTCTCATTACCATCAGTATTCAGGCGCTCAAAGCGGCAATGGCAAATCCGGTGAAGAGTTTACGCACAGAGTAA
- a CDS encoding ABC transporter permease, translated as MFKNYIKIALRNLWKSKGFSAINIIGLAIGLATCLLIMLFVLDELSYDRYNKKADRIYRVDGEIKFGGNHFILAVAPDPMGATLKKDYPQVEQYVRFRERGGLLLRKGNENVQEDHVIYADASLFDVFTLPMIDGDPQTALQEPNSMVITETTAYKYFNTTQAVGKSFIVNNRDNYKITGVIKDVPAQSHFNYDFFVSMNTLEESRRNNWLSNNFNTYIVLKEGADPKKLEAQFDLLVEKYVGPQVMQFMSINLTDFKKSGNFEKHSLTPLTSIHLHSDKEAELGPNSSIQYVYIFSAIAFFILLIACVNFMNLSTARSANRAREVGVRKVLGSLKGNLVKQFLTESILISCLALVLALALTFVMLPTFNHLAAKEIKLNLFSSPWLIPMLLLMVLITGLLAGSYPAFYLSSFKPIQVIKGKLAAGFKTSWLRSGLVVFQFAISIILIIATLVIYKQLNFIQSHKTGFNREQVLVLHNTSPLGNKAKTFRKEVVKISGVEDATMTGYLPTNGWRNDNPVFADPTLDQKKAVSMQTWYVDEQYIPTLGMQLATGRNYSLEFPTDSTGIIINESAAKMYGFKDPIGKNLYYISDINNPKNVSTLHIIGIVKDFNFSSFRQQVTPLALMWGEDPGNTAIRISSTNIPHLVNQIEQLYKDLAPGQPFNYTFMDEDFNNLYKSEQRMGVIAISFSTLAILIACLGLFGLAAYAAEQRTKEIGIRKVLGATVSNITAMLSKDFLKLVIVAAVIAFPLAWWFMHSWLQDFAYRTDISWWVFIMAGVTAALIAVVTVSFQTIKAAMSNPVKSLKNE; from the coding sequence ATGTTTAAGAACTATATAAAGATAGCTTTACGAAATCTTTGGAAAAGCAAGGGCTTTTCGGCTATCAACATTATCGGGTTGGCCATTGGCCTGGCTACCTGTTTGCTCATTATGCTGTTTGTGCTGGATGAGTTGAGCTACGATCGTTATAACAAAAAAGCCGATCGCATTTACCGGGTGGATGGCGAGATCAAATTCGGGGGTAACCATTTTATATTGGCAGTGGCGCCGGACCCAATGGGTGCAACCCTGAAAAAAGATTACCCGCAGGTAGAACAGTATGTACGTTTCAGGGAAAGAGGCGGATTATTGTTAAGAAAAGGAAATGAGAACGTACAGGAAGACCATGTAATATATGCCGATGCCAGTCTTTTTGATGTATTCACCCTGCCCATGATCGATGGCGATCCGCAAACAGCTTTGCAGGAACCCAACAGCATGGTGATCACAGAAACCACGGCGTATAAATATTTTAACACCACCCAGGCAGTTGGCAAAAGTTTCATCGTCAACAACCGGGATAATTATAAGATCACCGGCGTTATCAAAGACGTTCCGGCGCAGTCACATTTCAATTACGACTTCTTTGTATCCATGAATACGCTCGAAGAAAGCCGGCGTAACAACTGGTTAAGCAACAACTTTAACACCTACATCGTATTAAAGGAAGGCGCTGATCCCAAAAAGCTGGAAGCACAATTTGATCTGCTGGTTGAAAAATATGTTGGTCCGCAGGTAATGCAGTTTATGTCTATCAACCTCACCGATTTTAAGAAAAGCGGGAACTTCGAGAAACATTCCCTCACCCCCCTTACCAGTATTCACCTGCACTCAGATAAAGAAGCCGAGTTAGGTCCCAACAGTAGTATCCAATATGTGTATATTTTTTCGGCTATTGCCTTTTTCATATTACTGATCGCGTGTGTGAACTTCATGAACCTGTCTACCGCACGCTCGGCTAACCGTGCCCGCGAAGTAGGTGTACGCAAAGTGTTGGGTTCATTAAAGGGTAACCTGGTAAAACAGTTTTTGACCGAAAGCATCCTGATCAGTTGTCTTGCTCTGGTACTGGCCCTGGCGCTTACCTTCGTAATGCTGCCAACATTCAATCACCTGGCGGCAAAAGAAATTAAACTCAACCTGTTCTCGAGCCCATGGCTAATACCTATGCTGTTACTAATGGTTTTAATAACCGGTTTGCTGGCCGGCAGCTATCCGGCTTTTTATCTGTCATCCTTTAAACCCATCCAGGTTATTAAAGGCAAACTCGCAGCAGGTTTTAAAACAAGCTGGTTACGCAGCGGGCTGGTGGTGTTTCAGTTTGCCATTTCTATTATCCTGATCATTGCCACCCTGGTGATCTATAAACAACTCAATTTTATTCAATCACATAAAACCGGCTTTAACCGGGAGCAGGTATTGGTGTTACATAACACTTCGCCGTTGGGCAATAAAGCAAAAACATTCAGGAAAGAAGTGGTAAAAATTTCCGGCGTTGAAGACGCTACTATGACAGGTTACCTGCCCACTAATGGTTGGCGCAATGACAACCCGGTTTTTGCCGACCCAACGCTGGATCAGAAAAAGGCTGTAAGCATGCAAACCTGGTATGTAGACGAACAATATATTCCAACACTTGGTATGCAACTGGCAACCGGGCGGAATTATTCCCTGGAATTTCCAACAGACTCCACGGGCATCATCATTAATGAATCGGCTGCAAAAATGTATGGGTTTAAAGACCCCATTGGTAAAAACCTGTATTACATCAGTGATATAAACAACCCAAAAAATGTTTCTACCCTTCATATCATTGGCATTGTAAAGGATTTTAATTTCAGCAGCTTCAGGCAGCAGGTTACCCCGCTTGCACTGATGTGGGGTGAAGACCCCGGCAACACCGCCATCCGCATCAGCAGTACCAATATTCCCCACCTGGTAAATCAAATTGAACAATTGTATAAGGACCTGGCACCGGGTCAGCCATTCAATTATACGTTCATGGATGAAGACTTCAACAATCTTTACAAAAGTGAACAACGGATGGGCGTTATTGCTATTTCCTTCTCCACGCTGGCTATCTTAATTGCCTGTTTAGGTTTGTTTGGACTGGCAGCGTATGCGGCTGAACAACGCACCAAAGAGATCGGGATCAGAAAAGTACTGGGCGCCACCGTGAGTAATATAACCGCCATGCTGTCGAAAGATTTTTTGAAGCTGGTGATCGTTGCAGCTGTTATAGCCTTTCCACTGGCCTGGTGGTTTATGCACAGCTGGTTGCAGGACTTCGCCTATCGTACCGATATAAGCTGGTGGGTGTTTATTATGGCCGGTGTAACGGCCGCATTGATAGCTGTTGTAACAGTAAGCTTCCAGACCATTAAAGCGGCAATGTCGAACCCGGTGAAGAGTTTAAAAAATGAGTAA
- a CDS encoding ABC transporter permease has product MLKNYLKTAWRSIVRNKAFSLINITGLSIGMAASLLVFIVVKYELSYDTFQPNYNRIYRVVTQDKFDKDITYNSGIPVPALAALRNEFPHIQFGALESSYGSQVTVPSGKNEIGNKFIQETGIFFSEPQVFNVLKYEWLAGSPAILKDPNNVALDEKTALKYFNSWQEAMGKTVLLDNLVPLRISGIVKNTPVNSDLPLSVLISYVTLERYGKSYNHFDIWNTTSSNFNIFALLPPGVEMEDVNKGLLQFSKNHYSVLSNTSIKTNSLQPLRDMHFDRRFATFGDHITSKSTLLTLLLIGIFIILMACVNFVNLSTALSVNRSKEVGIRKVLGGNRKQLFGQIMSETSVIVSISIIVSLGFAWLALPYIKHIASIQESLSLFTSQTISMVIGMGILVTLLAGLYPSLVLSKYNPITALKNKMVTAGVRGVSLRRGLVIMQFTISQILIIATAVAISQMNFISKADLGFDKEGVLILNGKSDSVSLSKQTAFKQQLLQIPGVQSVSLNNDAPSSDNLWSTNFAYNHQPDEKFQISLKFTDPDYFKTFGLQLLAGRIQAESDTMREVVINETLVNKLGIRNLNDVIGKTIRIGRNQWYPIVGVIKDFKTSSLREDIKPIVITTRKAFYACTGIRIRTGQLAGTKEAIEKTWDRFYPEYAFSSQFFDENIARFYQQEEQLSLLYKIFAGLAIFISCLGLYGLVSFMAVQKTKEVGIRKVLGASVTSLLQLFSKEFTVLIIISFFISVPVAWYMMHNWLNNFVYRVPLSIWFFVSAIVGSVAIAWITVGYKAIKAALANPVKALRSE; this is encoded by the coding sequence ATGCTAAAAAACTATCTCAAAACCGCATGGAGAAGCATTGTACGCAATAAAGCATTCTCCCTTATAAATATAACCGGCCTGTCCATTGGCATGGCCGCCAGCCTGCTCGTATTCATTGTAGTGAAGTACGAATTGAGTTACGATACCTTTCAACCCAATTACAACCGCATCTACCGGGTAGTAACACAGGATAAATTCGACAAGGACATAACCTATAACTCCGGCATTCCGGTGCCGGCACTGGCAGCCTTGCGGAATGAATTTCCACATATCCAATTTGGCGCCCTGGAATCTTCCTATGGAAGCCAGGTCACGGTTCCTTCCGGTAAAAATGAAATTGGTAATAAGTTTATCCAGGAAACTGGCATCTTTTTTTCAGAACCGCAGGTGTTCAATGTATTGAAATACGAATGGCTCGCCGGCAGTCCGGCAATACTAAAAGATCCCAACAATGTAGCTCTGGATGAAAAAACCGCCCTTAAATATTTCAACTCCTGGCAGGAAGCAATGGGAAAAACGGTGCTGCTCGATAACCTGGTTCCCTTAAGAATTAGTGGGATCGTGAAAAATACGCCCGTCAACTCCGACCTGCCTTTATCGGTATTGATCTCCTATGTAACGCTTGAGCGCTATGGTAAATCGTATAACCATTTTGATATCTGGAATACCACATCCAGCAACTTCAACATTTTTGCCCTGCTGCCACCCGGGGTAGAAATGGAAGACGTTAACAAGGGCCTGTTACAATTCAGTAAAAATCATTACAGTGTTTTAAGCAACACTTCCATAAAAACAAATTCACTACAGCCATTACGCGACATGCATTTCGACCGCCGGTTTGCAACCTTCGGCGATCATATAACCAGTAAATCAACCCTGCTTACGTTGTTGCTTATAGGCATTTTCATCATCCTGATGGCCTGTGTGAATTTCGTAAACCTGTCAACCGCCTTATCGGTTAACCGCTCAAAGGAAGTAGGCATCAGAAAAGTACTGGGTGGTAACCGCAAGCAGTTATTTGGCCAGATCATGAGCGAAACTTCGGTAATCGTAAGTATCTCTATTATTGTATCCCTGGGCTTTGCCTGGTTGGCGCTGCCTTATATCAAACACATCGCCTCCATACAGGAATCATTGAGTTTGTTTACCTCCCAAACCATAAGTATGGTAATTGGCATGGGCATCTTAGTTACGCTGCTGGCTGGCTTGTATCCTTCTTTGGTGCTTTCCAAATACAACCCCATCACCGCACTGAAGAACAAAATGGTAACGGCAGGTGTACGCGGGGTATCTTTGCGCCGGGGGCTGGTAATAATGCAGTTCACCATTTCACAGATCCTGATCATTGCTACCGCTGTTGCCATCAGTCAGATGAACTTTATAAGCAAAGCCGATCTTGGCTTTGATAAAGAAGGCGTATTGATCCTGAACGGAAAATCTGACAGTGTATCGCTTTCCAAACAAACTGCATTTAAACAGCAGCTGTTGCAGATACCGGGTGTACAGTCGGTAAGTTTAAACAACGACGCCCCATCTTCCGATAACTTATGGTCAACCAACTTTGCCTATAACCACCAGCCGGATGAAAAATTTCAGATCTCGCTGAAGTTTACCGATCCCGATTATTTCAAAACTTTTGGCCTGCAACTGCTGGCCGGACGCATTCAGGCAGAAAGCGATACCATGCGCGAAGTTGTGATAAACGAAACACTGGTAAATAAGCTGGGGATAAGAAACCTCAATGATGTGATCGGTAAAACCATTCGTATTGGCCGCAACCAGTGGTACCCGATAGTAGGCGTTATAAAAGATTTCAAAACCAGTTCCCTGCGGGAAGACATCAAGCCGATTGTTATTACTACCCGTAAAGCATTCTATGCCTGTACAGGCATCAGGATCCGCACCGGGCAACTGGCCGGTACAAAGGAGGCCATTGAAAAAACCTGGGATCGTTTTTACCCTGAGTATGCCTTTTCGTCACAATTCTTTGATGAAAACATTGCCCGCTTTTACCAGCAGGAAGAACAGCTATCACTGTTGTATAAGATCTTTGCGGGCCTGGCTATTTTCATCTCCTGCCTGGGTTTATACGGACTGGTTTCATTTATGGCGGTGCAAAAAACAAAAGAAGTGGGCATCAGAAAAGTACTGGGCGCTTCTGTTACCAGTTTGCTCCAATTGTTCTCAAAAGAGTTTACGGTTCTTATCATTATCTCATTCTTTATATCAGTACCGGTGGCCTGGTACATGATGCATAACTGGCTGAATAATTTTGTATACCGGGTTCCATTAAGCATCTGGTTCTTTGTCAGCGCTATAGTGGGCTCCGTAGCCATAGCCTGGATAACGGTGGGCTATAAAGCCATTAAAGCCGCATTGGCCAACCCCGTGAAAGCATTGAGAAGCGAGTAG
- a CDS encoding ABC transporter ATP-binding protein — protein MIELKHISKWYQVGGKPTFILKDINLTIKEGEFVSIMGPSGSGKSTLLHILGMLDDANEGEYIFMDQPVHSLKEKQRSQIYKQHVGFVFQAYHLIDELTVYENIETPLIYQNVKTNERKAMVADMIDRFNIVGKKDLFPTQLSGGQQQLVGIARALIAKPTLLLADEPTGNLNSKQGEEIMDLFKQLNKEGVTIIQVTHSEKNAGYGSHIINLLDGRIEQN, from the coding sequence ATGATCGAACTGAAGCACATTTCAAAATGGTACCAGGTAGGCGGTAAACCAACTTTTATCTTAAAAGATATTAATCTGACGATCAAAGAAGGGGAATTTGTTTCCATCATGGGCCCTTCCGGTTCAGGCAAATCCACCCTGCTGCATATTCTGGGCATGCTCGATGATGCCAACGAAGGCGAATACATTTTTATGGACCAGCCGGTGCATTCGCTGAAAGAAAAGCAACGTTCGCAAATATATAAGCAACATGTAGGGTTTGTGTTTCAGGCTTATCACCTCATTGATGAACTAACGGTGTACGAAAATATTGAAACGCCGCTTATTTATCAAAACGTAAAAACAAACGAGCGCAAGGCCATGGTTGCCGACATGATAGATCGTTTTAATATCGTTGGCAAAAAAGACCTGTTCCCTACCCAGCTTTCGGGTGGTCAGCAACAGCTGGTGGGTATTGCCCGCGCCCTCATTGCCAAACCAACATTATTGCTGGCCGATGAACCAACCGGTAACCTCAATTCAAAACAGGGTGAAGAAATTATGGACCTGTTCAAACAATTGAATAAAGAAGGCGTAACCATTATACAGGTTACTCACTCTGAGAAGAATGCCGGGTATGGTTCGCACATAATTAATTTACTGGATGGAAGGATAGAACAGAATTGA
- a CDS encoding ABC transporter ATP-binding protein: MIKIRDLEKIYRTEEVETVALNKISIDVKEGEFVAIMGPSGCGKSTLLNILGLLDDPDNGSFLFNNIEVANFNERKRADLRKHNIGFVFQSFNLIDELTVFENVELPLIYTGVKSGDRKKRVEEVLDKMQIMHRRNHYPQQLSGGQQQRVAVARAVVNNPKLILADEPTGNLDSSNGNEVMTLLTDLNEQGTTIIMVTHSEHDARYSHRIIRMLDGQTVLENIMV; the protein is encoded by the coding sequence ATGATAAAGATCCGGGATCTCGAAAAAATCTATCGTACCGAAGAGGTTGAAACCGTAGCATTGAACAAAATTTCCATAGATGTTAAGGAAGGTGAATTTGTAGCCATTATGGGTCCATCGGGTTGCGGCAAATCAACCCTGCTGAATATCCTGGGTTTGCTGGACGATCCCGATAACGGCAGCTTTTTGTTCAACAATATTGAAGTGGCGAATTTTAATGAGCGCAAACGCGCCGATTTGCGCAAACATAATATCGGGTTCGTTTTCCAAAGTTTTAACCTGATTGATGAACTCACCGTATTTGAAAACGTGGAATTGCCATTGATCTATACCGGTGTTAAATCGGGCGATCGCAAAAAACGTGTGGAAGAGGTGCTCGATAAAATGCAGATCATGCACCGCCGCAACCACTATCCCCAGCAATTAAGTGGTGGTCAGCAACAACGTGTAGCGGTGGCCCGTGCCGTAGTAAACAACCCCAAACTGATATTGGCGGATGAGCCTACAGGTAACCTCGACAGCAGCAATGGTAATGAAGTGATGACCCTGTTAACCGATCTGAACGAACAGGGCACTACCATCATCATGGTTACCCACAGTGAACACGATGCCCGGTACAGCCATCGTATCATTCGCATGCTCGACGGACAAACCGTGTTAGAGAACATAATGGTGTAG
- a CDS encoding ABC transporter permease, producing the protein MIKHYIRISFRNLAQQKVLSGINIFGLSVGIACFSLFLLYTVHEFSYDRFHTNAGRIYRIVEWWQGGKREPGGYAWAYTPVAPAMKRDFPDVEYAVRLKGSDCFVKADNKVFHTSITYADTAFFNVFTFPLVYGNAQTALQHPNQVVIIREKALQYFGTVNVVGKTLELKTNNAFELFTISGVAEDLPANSSVKFNLLGSFEHIANDPMVQQSNSNWYMTIGMQAFVQLKPGSRLASEPNRLDLFRRKYYPDDYKPKKKQEREDVQASFRLQPIRDIHMNPTIEGGNEPKHVWILITIAAAVLLIACINFTTLAIGRSAGRAKEIGVRKVMGSQRKQLISQFLAESFLLSILSAVTGLLLASLLLPLFNQLADRELTFSLNRFPELAWLLIGLTILVALLAGSYPALVLSSFKPIEVLKKKIRIGGSNLFTRSLVTLQFVLSIGLIISTIIILQQLAYMRTKNIGLNKENLVMINTEHLDKKIYPLYKQALQNSTGIAGITASEMGLGAGEGQMGSGFRDYKGELQGVIQYPGDYNYLNTMGMTLIAGRNFNPAISSDSTNAVIVNEALVQTILGTTPEKAIGTQILNAKGDQGTKTIIGVTRNFNFEDLTQKVRPQLIYRPAAFEPSRIFVRLQAGDLRSKLAVLNETWKKLVPDAPFEYSFVDEKFDNFYKNETRWSSIAGWAGGISIFLACLGLFGLAALAAVNRTKEIGIRKVLGATVTQVVGLLSKEFVKLITVALVIAAPLAWYIMHNWLQAYAWRINITAWVFVLTGAFAILVAVTTVSVQAIKAAMANPVKALRNE; encoded by the coding sequence ATGATAAAACATTATATCAGGATCTCGTTTCGTAACCTGGCGCAGCAGAAGGTGTTGTCAGGCATCAATATCTTTGGGTTATCGGTTGGCATCGCCTGCTTCAGTTTGTTCCTGTTGTACACAGTGCATGAATTCAGCTACGACCGGTTTCATACAAATGCCGGCCGCATCTACAGAATTGTTGAATGGTGGCAGGGCGGCAAACGCGAACCTGGTGGTTATGCCTGGGCTTATACCCCGGTTGCCCCGGCCATGAAACGCGATTTTCCCGATGTGGAATATGCAGTGCGGTTAAAAGGCAGCGATTGTTTTGTAAAAGCAGATAACAAAGTATTTCATACCTCTATCACCTATGCCGATACGGCTTTCTTTAATGTATTTACGTTTCCCCTTGTATATGGCAATGCCCAAACGGCACTGCAACACCCTAACCAGGTTGTAATAATCAGAGAAAAAGCCCTGCAATATTTTGGTACCGTCAATGTAGTGGGCAAAACCCTGGAATTAAAAACCAATAATGCCTTTGAACTATTTACTATCAGCGGCGTGGCGGAAGATCTCCCGGCCAACTCTTCGGTAAAGTTCAACCTGCTGGGCAGCTTTGAGCACATCGCCAATGATCCTATGGTGCAACAAAGCAACAGCAACTGGTATATGACCATCGGTATGCAGGCCTTTGTGCAATTGAAACCTGGCAGCCGGCTGGCCAGTGAACCCAATCGCCTCGATCTGTTCAGAAGAAAGTATTACCCGGATGATTATAAACCAAAAAAGAAGCAGGAAAGAGAAGATGTACAGGCAAGCTTCCGGCTGCAACCGATCCGGGATATTCATATGAACCCCACCATTGAAGGCGGCAATGAACCAAAGCATGTGTGGATATTGATTACGATTGCAGCTGCCGTGCTACTGATTGCCTGCATCAACTTTACCACACTGGCCATTGGCCGTTCTGCAGGCCGCGCCAAAGAAATAGGCGTACGCAAAGTAATGGGCAGCCAGCGTAAACAACTCATCAGTCAATTCCTGGCAGAGTCTTTTCTGTTAAGTATACTCTCCGCCGTTACCGGACTGTTGCTGGCCTCCCTGTTATTGCCATTGTTCAATCAACTGGCAGACCGGGAATTAACTTTTTCGCTCAACCGTTTTCCCGAATTAGCCTGGCTGTTAATTGGGCTTACTATCCTGGTGGCCTTACTGGCCGGCAGTTACCCCGCGCTGGTATTGTCTTCCTTCAAACCCATAGAAGTATTAAAAAAGAAGATCCGCATAGGCGGTTCCAACCTGTTCACCCGCTCACTGGTAACCCTGCAGTTTGTACTATCCATCGGGTTGATCATTTCAACCATCATCATCCTGCAACAGCTTGCCTACATGCGCACAAAAAATATCGGGCTCAATAAAGAGAACCTGGTGATGATCAATACTGAGCACCTTGATAAAAAAATATATCCTTTATATAAACAAGCCCTTCAGAACAGCACAGGTATTGCTGGTATAACAGCTTCAGAAATGGGGCTGGGTGCAGGAGAGGGACAAATGGGGTCGGGTTTTCGCGATTACAAAGGCGAACTCCAGGGCGTTATTCAATATCCCGGCGATTATAATTATTTAAACACCATGGGCATGACGCTGATAGCAGGGCGCAACTTTAACCCGGCTATTTCGTCAGACAGCACCAATGCGGTGATCGTGAACGAAGCCCTGGTACAAACCATCTTAGGCACCACTCCCGAAAAAGCAATAGGCACACAAATCCTGAATGCAAAGGGCGACCAGGGAACCAAAACCATCATTGGCGTTACGCGGAATTTCAACTTTGAAGACCTGACCCAGAAAGTGCGGCCGCAACTAATTTACCGGCCGGCTGCATTTGAGCCATCACGCATTTTTGTACGCCTGCAGGCAGGTGACCTTCGCAGTAAGCTGGCCGTATTAAACGAAACCTGGAAGAAACTGGTGCCTGATGCGCCGTTTGAATACAGTTTTGTAGACGAGAAATTCGACAACTTTTATAAAAACGAAACCCGCTGGAGTTCCATCGCAGGCTGGGCTGGCGGCATCTCTATTTTCCTTGCCTGTTTGGGTTTGTTCGGACTGGCAGCCCTCGCTGCGGTGAACCGCACCAAAGAGATCGGCATCCGCAAGGTATTGGGTGCAACCGTAACCCAGGTAGTGGGCTTGTTGTCGAAAGAATTTGTAAAGCTGATAACGGTGGCGTTGGTGATAGCCGCTCCACTCGCCTGGTATATTATGCACAACTGGTTGCAGGCCTATGCCTGGCGAATAAACATTACGGCGTGGGTATTTGTGCTAACCGGCGCATTTGCCATACTGGTAGCCGTTACCACCGTAAGTGTACAGGCCATAAAAGCAGCGATGGCGAACCCGGTGAAAGCGTTAAGAAATGAATAA